One genomic segment of Misgurnus anguillicaudatus chromosome 23, ASM2758022v2, whole genome shotgun sequence includes these proteins:
- the LOC141359425 gene encoding receptor-transporting protein 3-like produces the protein MASMWDSAVQKRSSELHQDTWQVIFDDSITTNSKASGWYRYISGSFARFKCSLCRKSWGSARVQVVFLFHLNSSSQGTIKVRRFKQKCKSCTNAQMEDPYFSKENIDVLVERLVKKIRMRCYREDLGETNRSSIFVGNMNGPHESSHCEACQHGVCSQAFSTVNVPAAQ, from the exons ATGGCATCAATGTGGGACAGTGCAGTACAGAAGAGGTCTAGTGAGCTTCACCAAGACACCTGGCAGGTTATATTTGATGACTCTATTACTACAAACAGCAAAGCTTCTGGTTGGTACCGGTATATTTCTGGATCTTTTGCACG GTTCAAATGTTCACTTTGTAGAAAATCATGGGGGTCTGCAAGAGTACAGGTGGTTTTCCTTTTTCACCTAAACTCAAGTAGTCAAGGAACCATTAAGGTGCGACGCTTcaaacagaaatgcaaaagTTGCACCAATGCTCAGATGGAGGATCCATACTTCTCAAAGGAAAACATTGACGTGCTGGTTGAGAGACTGGTTAAGAAGATTCGCATGAGATGCTACAGAGAAGACCTTGGTGAAACGAACAGGTCTTCGATATTCGTCGGCAACATGAATGGGCCTCATGAGAGTTCTCACTGTGAAGCTTGTCAGCATGGAGTCTGCAGTCAGGCTTTTTCGACTGTAAACGTACCTGCCGCTCagtag
- the LOC129453603 gene encoding receptor-transporting protein 4 yields the protein MASLWNSAVQERSSELHEDTWQVIFDESITPKNTAHGWYHYISGSFAKFKCSLCKRSWVSKRVQVVFHFYLNPRSNEGTIKVRRFKQKCRRCTGARMEDPNFAVENIEVLVERLVGKIRMRCYGENLGETNRSSKFEGRVNGPHETLHCEACQHGVCSLAL from the exons ATGGCATCACTGTGGAACAGTGCAGTACAGGAGAGATCTAGTGAGCTTCACGAGGACACATGGCAGGTTATATTTGATGAATCGATTACTCCAAAAAATACAGCACATGGGTGGTACCACTACATTTCTGGATCTTTTGCAAA GTTCAAATGTTCGCTTTGTAAAAGATCCTGGGTGTCTAAAAGAGTGCAGGTGGTCTTCCATTTCTACTTGAACCCAAGAAGTAATGAGGGAACCATTAAGGTGCGACGCTTCAAACAGAAATGCAGAAGGTGTACTGGAGCTCGGATGGAGGATCCAAACTTTGCAGTGGAAAACATTGAAGTGCTGGTTGAGAGACTCGTTGGAAAGATTCGCATGAGATGCTACGGAGAAAATCTGGGTGAAACGAACAGATCCTCGAAATTCGAGGGCAGAGTTAATGGGcctcatgaaacgttgcactgTGAAGCTTGTCAGCATGGTGTATGTAGTCTGGCACtttga